In a genomic window of Phyllostomus discolor isolate MPI-MPIP mPhyDis1 chromosome 5, mPhyDis1.pri.v3, whole genome shotgun sequence:
- the LOC118500846 gene encoding uncharacterized protein LOC118500846, translating into MRSKLLCCRGPRRRGVIGRIPTPWAPARLRSGPKTRFPKAIKPPPGSTPQNHSSLRRQDQQPSAKAILGASGPPRPVLAPPPTSPSELRRKPGERLAWTETLRMPNSRIWWRLPKGRFSSKDPRAQVGDKQRRQVALRRGALSPGPPARHPFSGKTEGAAPRAVSKTQLAGLGEGVRTAVSPRHVTVRGASGSHLPSGQRAAGERSGRRSPRVWGRAPFSPARLPAGFKAPSCGTCLVCPRRRNRCLGPRFSCRAEEQTNDYEMHRIDFEG; encoded by the exons ATGAGGTCCAAGCTGCTATGTTGTAGGGGGCCACGGAGGCGGGGAGTGATTGGAAGGATCCCGACACCCTGGGCGCCTGCCCGGCTGCGATCTGGCCCAAAG ACGCGCTTTCCAAAAGCTATAAAACCGCCTCCCGGGTCAACCCCGCAAAACCACTCAAGTCTGAGACGGCAGGACCAACAACCCTCTGCGAAGGCGATTCTGGGCGCCTCCGGGCCGCCCCGCCCCGTcctggccccacctcccaccagcccctcAGAGTTGCGGAGAAAACCTGGAGAGCGATTAGCTTGGACTGAAACACTGCGCATGCCCAATAGCAGGATCTGGTGGAGGTTGCCTAAAGGAAGGTTTTCTTCGAAGGACCCCCGTGCCCAGGTTGGGGACAAACAACGGAGACAGGTGGCGTTGCGCCGTGGCGCCCTTTCTCCTGGTCCGCCTGCGCGACACCCCTTTAGCGGAAAGACTGAGGGGGCTGCGCCTCGCGCGGTGTCAAAGACTCAACtagcggggctgggggagggggtgcgcaCGGCGGTATCGCCGCGACACGTGACTGTCCGCGGTGCTTCGGGCAGCCATCTTCCGTCCGGCCAGCGGGCAGCGGGCGAGCGGAGCGGACGCCGGAGCCCACGGGTTTGGGGCAGGGCGCCCTTCTCCCCGGCACGCCTTCCTGCAGGGTTCAAGGCTCCCAGTTGCGGCACCTGCCTCGTCTGCCCAAGGCGGCGGAATCGTTGCCTTGGCCCTAGGTTTTCCTGCAGGGCGGAGGAGCAAACTAATGACTATGAAATGCATAGGATAGACTTCGAGGGCTGA